Within the Medicago truncatula cultivar Jemalong A17 chromosome 4, MtrunA17r5.0-ANR, whole genome shotgun sequence genome, the region TGATAATAAtgaattttatatgattttcgATTTCTTTTAACCGATTACGATTTTAATTTGGTACCCAAACCCAAATTATCCTATTCAAAAATTGAGTTCGATAGGATTATTGCTCATCACCCGTGGGTTTGGACCAGAACCGATGCCCACCCCTTGTTCATCTCAAATCTTAGCCATTGCTATTCTTTAATATCATATCAATGGTATAAAGTCATAGACCCATGACACAACCCCCCTATATAGTATGAAGAAAGATGAATGAAGaaaccaaaattcaaaaacacaaattactagtaatttttttttaatttttttttttggtacagaaATTACTAGTAATTTAAAACCCTATATATCTTCAGTAGTAGCAGCTGAAAATTCGTTTGAATCTGAAGGCGGCAACGCAATTTCAttcctctttctcttccaaGTTCCATTCCAAGTTCCAGGTTTCATTCTACCTCTCCTAAACTCCATAGTTTCAGTGTTTAGGGTTTTGTTCTGTCAAATTTCTCAATTCTTCTTTAATGGACTCTGCGTTTTCTGTAATACTTCATCAATGGCTATCATAACACATCTCACCGGAAAACGCCCTCATCACTGGCTCTCCGTTGATCACAACCGTCCCTCTCCCAATTCTCCAACATTCAAAAGACAGAAGTTATCAACAACTATGTCGAACAACACGCCACCACCGCTAACCACCAATGCCACTGTTTTCAGAATTTCTCGTTATCCCAAAACCAAACCACCTTTGCGTAGAGAAATTCATGCTCCGTGTAGTAGTAGACCACGCAAATTCGATTTATCAACTAATTTGAAATTAACAGAATCATCCAATTTGATGGCTAGTGATACCACCGATGAGTTAATGGAAAAATACGAGCATGCGAAACATGCTGCATTAGCTACTATCTCTTTTAGGGAAAAGGGAAAGGTAAAAGATAATATTAAGGAAGTTGTTGTTTTGAAAGATTCAAATGTCGAAGATGTAGAAGAATTTCTTTCTGTGGTGAAAGACCACAAGTTGAAGGAGAATGGTTTGGTTTGTTTGGATGATAAGGTTGAGGTTGTGAATGGTGGGATTCAGCAACAGTCAACTTCATCTATGGTTGATGCTGCAAAGATGTTGGATAATTTGTCTTTGAGTACGAAGAATGATCTTTCCGGTGTTTGTGCTTACAAGAAGTTGCTTGAGGCTGTTGATAAGCGAGGGGACACACTTGGTaggttgaaatttgaaattcagcTTAATGAAAAGCGCAAGTCCGCGTTTGATTTGTTGCGTCCAAAGAAGGAATTAGTTGAGGTAAAAGTTTGTTTATTAAATTGCCGACACACGTAGataatttgtatttgtatgTACATGTATTTGTCTATATAAATGCTACTCTGTTGTCAAGGCATATGAAGCATTCTTAATGTTTGGGGTATACTGACAAAGTCTTACTATGGTTTTCAGGAAGTGCCAAGGGAACCTTTTGTTCCTCTTACAAAAGAGGAAGAAGTTGAGGTTACGCGAGCCTTTTCTGCCAACCAGTATGCTTCGAAAATTTGGCTAAGTGCTATTTAGGAAATTTTGAAGTTGTACCATATCTGATCGAGGGTTTGTTTCTACAGGAATAAGGTCTTAGTTAATCATGAGAAATCCAATATTGAGATATCAGGCAAAATGTTTCGGTGCCTTAGGCCAGGTGAATGGTTAAACGATGAGGTGATGTACTGATCTTTTTTGCttattgttgaatttatgtagAAGAAAAGAATTGATATTGAACTATAACATTATCTGGAATTGTTGCACCATGAAGTTGAGTTATCTTGTGTTTTACCTTTGCAGGTGATAAATTTGTAccttgagttgttgaaagagaGGGAGAGAAGAGAGCCGCAGAAGTTTCtgaaatgtcattttttcaatACCTTTTTCTATAAGAAGGTAGTGTCTTTTTATTACCCTTATAAAATGGGCGGTGTTTGCACAAAAGCGTGCATGTCCACCGGGATTCCTTAAGCTTTTGAGGCAtgttttatagattttttttgtttcatagaAAGCAACATACTGTTggtaaatattttcttcaaaaacatgCCTTTAAATGTTTTGCATTGAAAGTTTAAAATATTTCCATAGAAAGTACTACTTCTTATCATATGATTATTTGCTCTagattttagtaaaaaaaatc harbors:
- the LOC11418290 gene encoding ubiquitin-like-specific protease ESD4, yielding MAIITHLTGKRPHHWLSVDHNRPSPNSPTFKRQKLSTTMSNNTPPPLTTNATVFRISRYPKTKPPLRREIHAPCSSRPRKFDLSTNLKLTESSNLMASDTTDELMEKYEHAKHAALATISFREKGKVKDNIKEVVVLKDSNVEDVEEFLSVVKDHKLKENGLVCLDDKVEVVNGGIQQQSTSSMVDAAKMLDNLSLSTKNDLSGVCAYKKLLEAVDKRGDTLGRLKFEIQLNEKRKSAFDLLRPKKELVEEVPREPFVPLTKEEEVEVTRAFSANQNKVLVNHEKSNIEISGKMFRCLRPGEWLNDEVINLYLELLKERERREPQKFLKCHFFNTFFYKKLINSKNVYDYKSVRRWTTQKKLGYGLHECDKIFVPIHQGTHWCLAVINKKEKKFQYLDSLKGIDTEVLEVLARYFVDEVKDKTGEDVDISSWETEFVEDLPEQMNGDDCGLFMVKYADFYSRNLRLCFNQEHMPYFRLRTAKEILRLKAD